CGTGCGAGCGTTGCATAAAGCCTTTGACTTGGATCAGGAAACCGCCTAGATCGGTTTTACTCCTTCCGTAAAACTTGAATCGAAAGTGCCGGCCCGCTGAAATGGGTCGGCGCTTCTCGATGTTCGACCCGCCGAGAAACTAAATGGCTCACCCGGCTCGAGCGTTTTGCTCTTGACTTGGAGCGGTTATTGTCCTAGTTTGATTTTGCTTTTATATAAATCCGCAGCCAATAACAATAACAAACTCGCCATGACCTTAAAGCAACTATCATTGATACCGTTCTGTTTTTTTTCTTCGCGCGATATTCAGTGCGTGCGTAACAGCAGTGAGGTTAGGCAGTCATGAGTTTGGGAGTAGGGATAGTCGGGCTGGGCAGGATAGGCGGTGGCGTTTTACGGAATAATTTTGCTCAGGCTCCGGGCGGAAAATACGATATTCGGGTGGTGTGCGACGTGATGCCTATCGATCATGTCGCCTATCTGATCGCGCACGACAGCACTTACGGCCGTCCGCCGTTTACGGTGGATTACGAAGGCAGCGATTTGATTTTGGGCGGCAACAGAGTGCATTACCAGCGCGTCGACCGCCGCCGCAGCCCGCCCGAGGATGATAGTTTCGCTCCGCTTAGAGAGTTCGAGTTGGATGTGCTGTTCGACGCTACCGGTACCGCCTCGATCAACGACTTTCGGGCGCTGGTTCGGCAAAAAATTGCGAAAAAAATGCTTTGCACCTGGAACGTCAACGGTTGCGACATCAGTGTGGTATACGGCGTCAACCACACGAACTACGACCCATCGCTGCACGACGTCATTTCCGCCAGTACCTGTACCGGCAATGCGATGGTGCCTTTGTGCTACATTCTGGACAAACATTTCGGCGTCGAGTATGCCCGTATCATCACCATACACCCCGCGCTTTCGGATCAAAAAGTGTTGGACGGCTATCA
This sequence is a window from Methylomonas methanica MC09. Protein-coding genes within it:
- a CDS encoding type I glyceraldehyde-3-phosphate dehydrogenase — encoded protein: MSLGVGIVGLGRIGGGVLRNNFAQAPGGKYDIRVVCDVMPIDHVAYLIAHDSTYGRPPFTVDYEGSDLILGGNRVHYQRVDRRRSPPEDDSFAPLREFELDVLFDATGTASINDFRALVRQKIAKKMLCTWNVNGCDISVVYGVNHTNYDPSLHDVISASTCTGNAMVPLCYILDKHFGVEYARIITIHPALSDQKVLDGYHPSSQLGRACAVSIVPTPTNVGKSTALVLPELEGKLDSLSYRVPTAIVSVIDFTANLSRETSSEEIFELFNSYASGSLAGILHCEYGAWGHQKASIDYQGTPYSAIVLMEHLTLSGGRQLGVALMHDNEHAYCCRVLDVLGVLEKRQ